A genome region from Fusarium musae strain F31 chromosome 5, whole genome shotgun sequence includes the following:
- a CDS encoding hypothetical protein (EggNog:ENOG41) codes for MADTETAGFDFKLYRYDPSLPAAVVSTVVFAVLSVLHTWRLIRVRAYYFTPFVVGGFFETIGYAGRIWGHFDKLSVGGFVLQAIPILVAPALFAASIYMILGRLIRTVGAAHLSLVPVKWVTRIFVTGDVIAFSLQAGGGGIQSAGTLDLYNLGEKIIIAGLFVQIVVFGFFVVTSILFHARLLKSPTPESLRGDVPWARYLYVLYATSFLILVRSIFRVVEYLQGNKGYLISHEFYLYIFDAVLMALVMLIFMIWYVKHLQKEHKPADVEDRELSSYESPEEYRHRK; via the exons atggccgacACTGAAACAGCAGGCTTTGACTTTAAGCTTTATCGCTAtgatccttctcttccagcGGCAGTTGTCAGCACTGTTGTCTTCGCAGTCCTCTCGGTGCTACATACTTGGCGATTAATTCGAGTTCGCGCTTATTACTTTACACCTTTCGTCGTTGGCGGTTTTT TCGAAACTATTGGATATGCTGGAAGAATATGGGGTCACTTTGACAAGCTCTCCGTCGGTGGTTTCGTGCTACAAGCCATTCCCATCCTCGTCGCACCCGCCCTCTTCGCCGCCTCGATCTACATGATTCTCGGTCGCCTGATCCGAACTGTCGGAGCCGCCCACCTATCTCTTGTACCCGTCAAGTGGGTGACACGCATCTTCGTTACCGGCGACGTTATCGCATTCAGTTTACAGGCTGGTGGCGGAGGTATTCAGTCAGCTGGTACCCTGGATCTCTACAACCTGGGCGAGAAGATTATTATCGCCGGTCTGTTTGTCCAAATCgtcgtctttggcttcttcgtcgtcaCCTCGATCCTCTTCCATGCTCGACTACTCAAGTCCCCAACACCCGAGTCACTGCGAGGCGATGTACCCTGGGCGCGATACCTTTACGTTCTTTATGCCACGAGTTTCCTTATTCTTGTCCGAAGTATCTTCAGAGTGGTGGAGTACCTCCAAGGAAACAAGGGATACCTTATCTCTCAtgagttttatttatatatctttgaTGCTGTTTTGATGGCCCTGGTTATGCTTATTTTTATGATTTGGTATGTCAAGCATTTGCAGAAGGAGCACAAACCGGCAGATGTCGAGGACAGGGAGTTGTCCTCGTACGAGAGCCCCGAGGAGTACCGACACAGGAAGTGA